From Betta splendens chromosome 3, fBetSpl5.4, whole genome shotgun sequence, the proteins below share one genomic window:
- the LOC114851963 gene encoding C-myc promoter-binding protein-like isoform X9 translates to MSFRDLCSSSRHVYTHVHSECFSGGCAKPKSDYNCTTVWSWRGWEMMEDKGPRVADYFVVAGLTDPSKPLDQEIHFDDACHKTAKPKAPITDVAVVIRSVGEEVPPGFTCIETTPTGHSADLNNGGLMAPQIFLCYRRGCDKPPLTDLGVLYEWKERLKHGCHLIQTTPSGRPANISGNSSQRIYVTYRRAPEVQSHAALAVTDICIIIPSKGETSPHTFCKVERNLNSSMWGSSVYLCYKKSVTKANMIAYKAGLFSRYPEEDYESFPLPESVPLFCLPMGATIECWPTNTKYSLPVFSTFVLTGASGEKVYGAAIQFYEPYQQECLTDQQCFQLGLQGPDPHKPSSSNFTSAVSNNAGASSRSVYTNKCICLLSHWPFFDAFRKFLTFLYRYSISGPHALPIEKHISHFMHKVPFPSSQRPRILVQLSPHDSLMLSQPVSSPLPLSGGRFSMLLQNLGPENAVTLLVFAVTEHKILVHSLRPAVLTSVTEALVSMIFPFHWPCPYIPLCPLALADVLSAPCPFIVGVDSRYFDLYDPPPDVSCVDLDTNTIFHNDDKRALTWKILPKKACKNLLNVLGNLYQQLVDGQHKPDGLLEMSMSDLSELSCGKSLHTLELEIQEAFLRFMAAILKGYRLFLRPITQAPSEKATDASSLFDLQGFLRSRDRSHQKFYSLMTKTQMFIRFIEECSFVSDKDASLAFFDDCVDKVDSDRPEDAKLIETDESQRSEHTVFITPPELPALPEGEEYPLLYSYDGFPVLSIDLFDPVEGPRTNSSRATARHSCPTSPAPMFRRTKQEIKLAQKIAKKYSSIPQLWSKCLLRHCYGLWFICLPAYVTVCHSKVRALRTAYDVLRKMQAKKLQAPDEVCYRVLMQLCGQYGQPVLAVKVLFEMKKAGVHPNAITYGYYNKAVLESTWPSSTRGGYFLWMKLRNVILGVAQFKRALRRHAPLTQSPLSDGSDLDAVSHSSLDSSADTNLAEQGLYANDCVKLDPIDDRSSTGDQSDLGYNSLTKEEVRRGDSSAQDSVPDKDGKKESDCSSLSETESTKGSKDCLSQLDVEIHSSSKARGIVRSSCKSKSSASAGHIAGLLFTSSLDDIGEVHTNSLLRKHKSALGEIVEGGRSSMDWQGVRDRRLDTGGRSGSSGLSLGMNKGETDPQKIAGNLDGHGKIASCAKKSKRPHSLALGGLESAVAEAGIKNKDEEEEGRDSSDEDGSNTDAIFDFEDLDLDKSSSEVGVNTHKLNTSNRKPVERSASYSGTSTVTSGGAVKRTGIEMGYDPLSLLAAQTTEQNDNPHSEARTPSTGRNLAKEIERYMNHMGSPLSSRTPSLDLQDAASPTLLHGSAHSIPRRASLPHSSPLSAAGVPRSRTYHLPSPSQPISRPHRWSSPPSHSSSTTPSPSPRPSPYRERADRRSLASPSPSSSSFGLDTLLTPSLDVFKTSVFSAGKGVAEKASRWYSRLATYTTPTKDAPSDRLSVSSYGVGDPDCSSLLDEDECGTLESSVVYPQRNGLVGPHRSPKHSPLRSTVESPTPGSGPGRPTCEVPGCILSSPGFLLPEKSDLGSSCYTSSTSIFNNYAMELLISSCSRCKTCDCLVYDEEIMAGWTADDSNLNTTCPFCGNPFLPFLNVEIRDMRGPGRLFLKGSPSGDEVVTSSYSASTGLDTGTSTLSTPCPTTTVSPPSPVVTVQESSASRRTQLTRAQGINIPTEHRQGTDSHRAPMARSVSAFGPMDEPSQPSCCVPTSGSLPSRLSETVDPLSMEWPLHNPEPVTVPYLSPLVLWKELESLLENEGDPVITEADMVDHHPIIYWNLVWYFRRLDLPSNLPGLILTSEHCNTDSQVPRHWMSEDSKHVLIQILWDNLKLHQDTIQPLYILWNTYNVGYPLSRPVPEEERPFSEDVLQSVVKSIQRNDVSRPMAQLLQLLGQTLGVKRQRSLYRDILFLSLVALGKDNIDIDAFDREYKLAYDRLIPTLVKLTHNCDRPPSTGVMECRRTFGEPYL, encoded by the exons GGAGTTGGCGGGGATGGGAAATGATGGAGGACAAAGGCCCACGCGTAGCCGACTACTTTGTGGTGGCTGGTTTGACAGACCCATCGAAGCCGCTGGACCAGGAGATCCATTTTGATGATGCCTGCCACAAGACAGCCAAACCTAAGGCACCAATCACTGATGTGGCAGTGGTGATCCGTTCAGTAGGGGAGGAGGTGCCACCAGGGTTCACATGCATAGAGACAACACCAACCGGCCATTCTGCTGACCTTAACAATGGTGGTCTCATGGCCCCCCAGATCTTCCTGTGCTACAGGCGAGGTTGCGACAAGCCACCACTGACTGACCTTGG tGTGCTGTATGAATGGAAGGAGCGACTGAAGCATGGGTGCCACCTCATCCAGACCACACCCTCTGGTCGTCCAGCCAATATCAGTGGCAATTCCTCCCAGCGCATTTATGTCACCTACCGCAGGGCACCGGAGGTCCAATCGCACGCTGCTCTGGCTGTCACAGACATCTGCATCATTATCCCGAGTAAAGGAGAGACGTCGCCACACACCTTCTGTAAGGTGGAAAGGAATCTGAACAGCAGCATG TGGGGCTCCTCTGTTTACCTGTGCTATAAGAAGTCTGTGACCAAAGCCAACATGATAGCCTACAAAGCAG GCTTATTCAGCAGATATCCAGAGGAGGACTACGAGTCATTCCCCCTGCCAGAGTCTGTCCCTCTATTCTGCCTTCCTATGGGAGCTACGATCGAGTGCTGGCCAACTAACACCAAATACTCTCTCCCTGTTTTTTCCACCTTCGTCTTAACAGGCGCCTCTGGAGAGAAG GTATATGGTGCTGCCATTCAGTTTTATGAGCCCTACCAGCAGGAGTGTCTGACAGATCAGCAGTGCTTTCAGTTAGGACTGCAGGGCCCAGATCCACACAAACCCTCATCCTCCAACTTCACTTCCGCTGTCTCCAACAACGCTGGTGCCAGCAGCCGCTCTGTCTACACAAATAAGTGCATCTGCTTGCTCTCCCATTGGCCCTTTTTTGATGCTTTCCGCAAGTTCCTCACATTCCTTTATCGCTACTCCATCTCTGGCCCCCATGCCCTGCCCATCGAAAA ACACATCTCTCACTTCATGCACAAAGTTCCTTTCCCTTCCTCTCAGAGGCCTCGTATCCTGGTGCAG cttTCCCCCCACGACAGTCTGATGTTGAGTCAGCCAGTGTCTTCTCCTCTACCGCTCAG tgGAGGTCGATTTTCCATGTTACTTCAGAACCTCGGACCAGAAAACGCTGTCACCCTGCTGGTGTTTGCTGTCACTGAACATAAGATTCTGGTTCACTCTCTACGGCCGGCCGTGCTGACCAGCGTTACTGAGGCTCTAGTGTCT ATGATTTTCCCGTTCCACTGGCCGTGCCCGTATATTCCTCTTTGCCCCCTGGCATTGGCTGATGTGTTGAGTGCCCCTTGTCCGTTCATTGTTGGAGTGGACTCTCGCTATTTTGATCTTTACGACCCCCCACCAGATGTGAGCTGCGTGGATCTGGACACAAACACCATCTTCCA CAATGATGATAAGCGAGCCCTCACGTGGAAAATCCTACCAAAGAAAGCCTGTAAAAACCTGCTGAATGTGCTAGGCAATCTCTACCAGCAGCTGGTTGATG GTCAGCACAAACCAGATGGGCTACTGGAAATGAGCATGAGTGATTTGTCGGAGCTGAGCTGTGGAAAGAGCCTCCATACACTAGAGCTGGAGATCCAGGAAGCCTTCCTCCGCTTCATGGCAGCCATTTTGAAGGGCTATCGTTTATTCCTAAGACCCATCACCCAGGCACCTTCTGAGAAAGCAACAGATGCCAGCTCGCTTTTTGACTTGCAAG GGTTTTTGAGGAGCCGTGATCGTTCACACCAGAAGTTCTACTCACTGATGACGAAGACGCAGATGTTCATCCGCTTCATCGAGGAGTGTTCTTTTGTCAGTGATAAAGACGCCAGCCTGGCCTTCTTTGATGACTGTGTGGACAAA GTGGACAGTGACAGGCCAGAGGACGCCAAGCTTATAGAAACTGATGAATCACAGCGTAGTGAGCACACAGTCTTTATCACACCGCCGGAGCTGCCTGCTCTGCCAGAGGGGGAAGAGTATCCACTCCtgtacag TTACGACGGTTTCCCAGTGTTAAGTATTGACCTCTTTGACCCAGTGGAGGGTCCACGGACTAACTCCTCCCGCGCTACTGCCAGACATAGCTGTCCCACCAGCCCTGCCCCCATGTTTAGACGCACAAAACAG GAGATCAAACTAGCCCAGAAGATAGCTAAGAAGTACTCCTCCATCCCTCAGCTGTGGTCCAAGTGTCTGCTCCGTCATTGCTATGGTCTGTGGTTTATCTGTCTACCAGCGTATGTAACGGTGTGCCACTCCAAAGTGCGGGCACTTCGCACAGCATATGATGTCCTCAGAAAGATGCAGGCTAAGAAGCTGCAAGCCCCGGATGAG GTCTGTTACCGGGTGCTGATGCAGCTCTGTGGACAGTATGGTCAGCCTGTTCTAGCAGTCAAGGTCCTCTTTGAGATGAAGAAGGCTGGAGTCCATCCCAATGCTATCACTTATGGCTACTACAACAAG GCCGTGTTGGAGAGCACATGGCCCTCTAGCACCAGAGGAGGATACTTCCTGTGGATGAAGCTGAGAAATGTCATTCTCGGCGTGGCACAGTTCAAACGGGCACTTCGGCGACATGCTCCTCTCACACAGAGCCCTTTGTCAG ATGGCAGCGACCTGGACGCTGTAAGTCACAGCAGCTTGGATAGCTCTGCTGACACTAACCTGGCCGAGCAGGGCCTCTACGCCAATGACTGCGTCAAACTAGACCCCATTGACGATAGATCTAGCACAG GAGATCAATCAGATTTGGGTTATAATTCGTTAACCAAAGAGGAGGTTCGAAGAGGAGACTCCAGTGCCCAGGACTCGGTCCCTGACAAAGATGGCAAGAAGGAGAGCGACTGCAGTTCTT TATCGGAGACTGAGAGTACCAAAGGAAGTAAAGACTGCCTTTCTCAGCTAGACGTGGAGATCCATTCCTCCTCCAAAGCCCGTGGCATCGTTCGCAGCAGCTGTAAATCCAAGAGCTCTGCCAGCGCAg GCCACATTGCAGGTCTTCTCTTTACTTCATCTCTGGATGACATTGGAGAGGTCCATACCAACAGTCTGCTGAGGAAACATAAAAGTGCTCTGGGGGAGATTGTTGAAGGCGGCCGCTCTTCTATGGACTGGCAGGGTGTGAGAGACCGCCGGCTTGACACAGGGGGACGCAGTGGCTCCTCTGGTCTCAGCCTGGGTATGAACAAGGGTGAAACCGATCCTCAGAAGATAGCAGGAAACCTGGATGGCCATGGAAAGATTGCATCCTGTGCCAAAAAAAGTAAGAGGCCTCATTCTCTAGCTTTGGGCGGGTTAGAGAGTGCGGTTGCTGAGGCAGGAATTAAGAacaaagatgaagaggaagaaggacgTGACTCCAGTGATGAAGATGGAAGCAATACAGATGCCATTTTTGATTTTGAGGATCTGGATTTGGACAAGTCATCCTCAGAGGTTGGGGTCAACACCCATAAATTAAATACATCTAATCGGAAGCCCGTTGAACGCAGTGCCAGCTACAGTGGTACAAGCACGGTGACATCAGGAGGAGCTGTCAAACGCACAGGCATCGAAATGGGCTACGATCCTCTATCTCTGCTGGCGGCACAAACAACAGAGCAAAATGACAATCCGCACTCTGAGGCCAGGACACCAAGCACCGGGAGGAACCTGGCCAAGGAGATCGAGCGCTATATGAACCACATGGGCAGCCCTCTGAGCAGCCGCACGCCCAGTCTGGACCTACAGGACGCTGCCAGCCCCACCCTCCTCCATGGCTCCGCCCACTCCATCCCCCGCAGAGCTAGTCTGCCCCACAGCTCGCCGCTCAGCGCTGCTGGAGTGCCTCGCTCCCGTACGTACCACCTGCCTTCACCCTCGCAGCCTATCTCCCGCCCGCATCGGTGGTCGTCCCCACCGTCTCACAGCTCTAGCACCACTCCCAGCCCCAGCCCTCGCCCCAGCCCCTACAGAGAGAGGGCGGACAGAAGGAGCCTGGCGTCaccttcaccctcctcctcctcttttggTCTGGACACTCTGCTCACTCCAAGTCTGGATGTGTTCAAAACCAGTGTGTTCTCTGCTGGGAAGGGCGTGGCAGAGAAGGCTAGCCGCTGGTATTCCCGTCTCGCTACATACACCACACCCACCAAG GATGCTCCCAGTGACCGCCTGAGTGTGTCCTCCTATGGCGTGGGTGATCCAgactgctcctccctcctcgaTGAGGACGAATGTGGGACGTTGGAGAGCTCTGTGGTCTATCCACAGAGGAATGGCCTTGTAGGGCCACACAGGAGCCCTAAACACAGCCCACTCCGCAGCACCGTGGAGAGCCCCACTCCAGGCTCTGGTCCTGGGAGACCCACATGTGAGGTACCAG GATGTATCCTGTCCTCCCCTGGATTCCTTCTGCCAGAGAAGTCAGACCTTGGCTCTTCATGCTacaccagcagcacaagcaTCTTCAATAACTACGCTATGGAG CTGCTGATCTCCAGCTGTTCTCGCTGTAAGACATGTGACTGCCTGGTTTATGACGAGGAGATCATGGCTGGCTGGACAGCAGATGACTCCAACCTGAACACCACCTGCCCCTTCTGCGGAAACCCCTTCCTGCCGTTTCTCAACGTGGAAATTAGGGACATGCGAGGACCTGGAAG GCTTTTCCTGAAGGGCAGCCCGTCGGGAGATGAAGTGGTGACCTCATCATATTCTGCTTCCACAGGCTTGGACACAGGGACATCCACCTTGTCCACACCCTGTCCGACAACGACTGTGTCCCCACCCTCCCCTGTGGTTACTGTCCAGGAGAGCTCAGCAAGCAGACG aactcAACTGACCAGGGCTCAAGGTATCAACATCCCCACAGAGCACCGGCAGGGCACGGATTCACACAGAGCGCCCATGGCCCGCAGTGTCAGTGCCTTTGGTCCCATGGACGAACCATCACAACCCAGCTGCTGTGTGCCAACATCCGGCAGTCTGCCAAGCCGCCTCAGTGAAACCGTG GATCCACTGAGTATGGAGTGGCCTCTCCACAATCCAGAGCCAGTGACGGTTCCCTACCTGAGCCCTCTGGTTCTGtggaaggagctggagagtCTGCTGGAGAACGAAGGTGACCCGGTGATCACAGAGGCCGACATGGTGGACCACCATCCCATCATCTACTGGAACCTAGTCTGGTACTTCAGACGGCTCGACCTCCCCAGCAACCTGCCCGGTCTGATCCTCACCTCTGAGCACTGCAACACAGACTCCCAG GTTCCTCGTCACTGGATGTCGGAGGACAGTAAACATGTATTGATCCAGATCCTGTGGGACAACCTGAAGTTACATCAGGACACAATCCAGCCTCTCTACATCCTCTGGAATACATATA ACGTGGGTTACCCTCTGTCCCGGCCGgtcccagaggaggagaggccgttCAGCGAGGACGTACTGCAGAGTGTAGTGAAGAGCATCCAGAGGAACGACGTGAGCCGACCGATggctcagctgcttcagctcctgggaCAGACGCTCGGAGTCAAGAGACAAAG GAGTTTGTACAGAGACATTCTCTTCTTATCGCTGGTGGCTTTGGGGAAAGATAACATTGATATCG ATGCCTTTGATCGCGAGTATAAACTGGCGTATGACCGGCTCATACCGACACTGGTGAAGCTCACTCATAACTGTGACCGCCCTCCCAGCACCGGCGTCATGGAGTGTCGCAGGACGTTTGGAGAGCCTtacctgtaa